A window of Mycolicibacterium holsaticum DSM 44478 = JCM 12374 genomic DNA:
TGACCTACCGTTCGCCGACATTGGCCGAGATCATCGCCACCCTCGAGGTGGAGCGCCGCGATGACCATCTCTTCGTCGCCACCCAACTCGACAACCCCGCCCACCACATCATCGGAGGCCATATCGCCGGGCAGGCGTTGATGGCGGCCAGCCGCACCGCGCCCGGGCGCGTCCCGCACAGCCTGCACGTCTACTACGTGCGCGCCGGCGATGCGCGCTACCCCGTCGAGCTGCGCGTCGACCCCGCGCGCGACGGCGGCACACTGTCGACGCGGCAAGTGACCGCCGTCCAAGATGGCGAGATCCTGCTCGAAGCGCTGGTGTCGCTGACCGAACCCGTCGAATCGCAGGACTACCAGGCTCCGATGCCCGAGGTGACCGATCCGGACCGACTGGCACCGGTACAGGAACAGTTGTCAAGTCACGCAGACGAATACGGCGGCCACTGGGTGCATCCGCAACCCTTCGAGCGGCGCTACGTCGACGCGCCGCCGCGCCTCGCGCTCGAGTTGCCGGAACCGTCGCCGCGGCTGCGGATGTGGTGGCGTCCCGCCGATCCGGTGCCGGCGGACGAGATCCTGCACAGTTGTCTGCTGACGTATCTGTCGGGCACCACGATGCTCGAGGCCGCGCTGGTGATGCGGCGCGCCACCCCGATCGGCACGTTCAACGCGCTGATCGACCACGCGCTGTGGTTTCACCGGCCGGTCGATTTGTCGGATTGGGTGCTGTCCGACCAGCACTCACCCAGCGGTGTCGCCGGTCGTGGGCTGACCACCTCCACGATGTACAACCGGACGGGCCAGCTGGTCTGTATCGCGACCCAGGAGCTCTATTTCGGCCGCCGGTGATTTGTGGAGCGGTAGCCGCGGTGAGCGCGGGTGCGGCTCCACAAGTCGCTAATCCTCTGGCGGCGGCGTCGAATACGCGGGCGCCGCGGGCGGCACTTCGTCCGGAGGTGAATCCTGCTGTTCAGCAGCGTCATTCGGGTCTGGTGAAGTCATCGGTTCTCTTCAGCGGTCGGTTTCGATACGGATGGGTTACCCGCATCAGCCGGTGCGAATCGCTGGATCGCCACATGCCGGTGCACTACCGTTTCACGGGTCTGACGTCTACGGGATTACGGCGGTGCGATGACGACTATCGACAACCTTCTTGGCGATGTCAGCAGCTTCATCTGGGGTCCCTGGCTGCTGATCCCCTTACTGCTGCTGACCGGCCTCTACCTCACCGTGTTGTTGCGCGGCATCCAGGTGCGAAGGTTCCGGTTGGCGTTCTGGCTGGCGTTCGTCAAACGCAAGGACCTGGGCGCCGAAGGCGACATCTCGCACTACCAGGCGCTGTCTACGGCCCTGGCGGCGACCGTCGGCGTCGGCAACATCGCCGGTGTCGCCACCGCGATCGCCCTCGGCGGCCCCGGCGCCGTGTTCTGGATGTGGTTCACCGGCATGGTCGGCATGGCGACCAAGTACAGCGAAGCCTTCCTCGGCGTGCGGTTTCGTCGCACCGACGCCGCAGGCGAGCAGTCCGGTGGGCCGATGCACTACCTGCGGCGCGGCATCAAGGGGCCGCTCGGCGTCTTTCTCGGCGGGTTCTTCGCGATCGCCGGCGCGCTGGCCGCGTTCGGAATCGGCAACATGACCCAGGCCAACACCGTCGCCGCCAACGTCGAAGAAGAGTGGGGCGTGTCCGCACCGATCACCGGCGCGGTCATCGTGGTGCTGGCTGCCGCGGTCATCCTGGGCGGCATCAAGAGCATCGGCCGAGTGACCAGCCTGTTCGTCCCGGTGATGATCGTCTTCTACATCGTCGGGGCGGCCGCCGTGCTGGCCTTCAACATCAGTGAGGTGCCCGCCGCGGTGGGCCTCATCTTCACCGACGCGTTCACCGGCACCTCGGCCACCGGAGGCTTCGCGGGAGCGGCCGTCGCCGCGGCGATCCGTTACGGCGTCGCGCGCGGCATCTTTTCCAACGAGTCGGGTCTGGGCACCGGCGGCATCGCGGCGGCCGCGGCCAAGACCACCCACCCGGTCCGGCAGGCGCTGGTGTCGATGACCCAGACGTTCATCGACACGCTGGTGGTGGTGAGCTTCACCGCGCTGACGATCGTCGTCACCGGGGTGTGGAAGGAGGCGGGCCCCGACGAGGCCGCCAGCTTCACCGCACGCGCGTTCGCCGAAGGCCTGCCCGGTGGCTGGGCCAGCATCATCGTCACGCTCAGCGTGATCTTCTTCGCGTTCTCGACCCTGCTCGGCTGGTCCTACTACGGCGAGCGGTGCGTGGAGTACCTGTTCGGGCGCAAGGCGGTGGTCCCGTACCGGATCCTGTTCATCATCGTGATCTACATCGGCTCCACCACGGCCCTGCAAACGGTGTGGACCTTCTCCGATGTGATGAACGGCCTGATGGCGCTGCCCAACCTCATCGGTCTGGTCATCCTGTCCCCGTTGGTGTACCGCGAGACCCGCGCCTATTTCCGCGGCGAGCACCACGCGGAAGACATGCGGATACGCAGCGGCGTATGAGAGGACCACGAATATGACTGAACCGCACCGGGATTGGGACGACGCCTATCGGCAGGACACCCTGCCTCCGTGGAGTATCGGCGCGCCGCAGCCCGAACTGGCGGCGCTGATCGAGCAGGGCAGGGTGCGCAGCGAGGTCCTCGACGCCGGCTGCGGGCACGCGGAGTTGTCACTGGCCTTGGCGGCGCAGGGCTACCGCGTCGTCGGGCTGGACCTCAGCCCGACCGCCGTCGCGGCAGCCGCCGCAGCCGCCGCCGAGCGCGGGCTCGCCTCAGCCACGCTCGCCCAGGCCGACATCACCGACTTCGGTGGCTACGACGACCGGTTCAACACCGTGATGGACAGCGGATGCCTGCACACGCTGCCGGTCGAGCGTAGGCAGGCCTACGTCGAGGCGGTCCACCGGGCGGCGGCACCCGGGGCTGCGCTGTACATCTTGGCGTTCGCTGAACGGCCCTTCGGCCACGACGCGCCCGGCCCCAACGGCTTCACCGCCGACGAACTGCGCGACACGATCGCCACCCGGTTCACCGTCGACGATGTGCGTCCAGCGACGTTGTACGGCAAGGACATACCGCCTCCCGATGGCGGCGCCGCGACGACGAACGTCAAGCGCACCACCGACGGCCTGATGATGATGCCGGGACTCCTACTCAGCGCGCACAAGGACCCCAACGCTGACACCGTTTGCTGAAGTCACCGCGGGCGAACACGTCGGCGCTTATCATCGAGCTTGGCGAATGGCATCTGACCCTAGGTGGCTCACATGTTTGCGTTGATGCGTCTTGGGATGGCGACCGCGGTCCTCGCGGTGCTCTTCGCGGCTCCTGCCGCGGCCTCAGAGGACGAATACCTAGAAGGCTTGCAGGACCGGTATACGTTTCTGACTGCCGATCCGCTGCTCTCGGAGGGCTACCGGGTATGCGCAGCCAGCAGCGCGGGCGTCCTCGCACCCGATGCCGTCATCATGGTTCGAAAGGACCTCGGTGTGGCGACCGGCGCGGCGATGGACATTGTGAGCGCCGCGCTGCACGACTTGTGCTGAGCGCGCTCAGCGGAAGCGGATGTTCGTCGTCGCCAGGCCGAAGATCTTCTTTCCGGCCGACTTCGCCGCGACCACGACGACACCGGAGCGCGTCGCCGGATCCAGCGATTTGATCCGGCCGCTGAACTCGATGTCGGCGCCTTCGGTCGCCGAGACGATCGCGGGTGCGGACAGGCGCACCGCGTAACGGGTGACCGCGCCGGGATCGTTCGACCAGGCCGAGACGAACCCGGCACCCAGGCCCATGGTGAGCATGCCGTGGGCGATCACGTCGGGCAGCCCGGCCAGCTTGGCGATGTCCTCGTCCCAGTGAATCGGGTTGGCGTCGCCGGCCACGCCGGCGTAGTTCACCAGATCGCCGCGCGACAGCCGAGTGTGGCGCACCGGCAGTTCGTCGCCGACCGCCACGTCATCGAAGGACGGCGTGCCCGGCGTGCGGGTCGTGCCGCCGTCGGAGATCCGGATCTCGCCCTCGGGGCGCACGGTCTTGTGGTACGTGGAGTCCAAAGTGCTGACCCCCGAGAAGTCCACGTCGTGCATCATCGCGTTCTGCACCGCCGTTTTGACCTCCGGGTTGAGGTCCTCGGCGGTGACGCCGACGACGGTGGTGTGCAGCGTGTGCACCCGCTCGCCTGCGGTGTCGGTGAAGGTGTTGGTCACGGTGATCATGTCCCGGCCTGCGATCCTGCGCACCGACGTCAGCTCGACGTCGACCTGAAGCTCGTCGCCGGCCACGATCGGGCGGTGCTGCTCGAAGACCTCCTCGGTCTGCAGGTAGGTGTCGTAACCGACGACCACCTGCTCGAACATCCGGCGGTTGCAGGACATGCCGGGGGCCGAGGTGAACGTCAGCGGCGCCACCACGCCCGAATAGCCCAGCGCGGCGGCGGCGTCGACGTCCCAGTGCGCGGGGTGGTAGTCCTGCACTGCGCGGGCATACTCACGCACCTTCTCGCGGCCGACCAGGTAGGTGCCGTCCATCTGATAGTAGTGGCCGACCCGGGCTTCAAGCGCCGACGATTCTGCTGCTCTGGTCATGAAATTGCTCAACTCTTCTATCGGCTGGTTCGCTGAGGCCGACCAGAGAACCCTAACGCTGCCGGATCGGCGCTGATTATTGCGCTCAGGGCTGTGCTCTGTGCCGCGCAACGACCCTGGACGCAAAAACCGGTGCTTGGGCGGCCCGGCGGTGGGTATTCGTGACTGCCGCCGCCATCCGAGCCTGAGGACGACCCGTGAGCAAAACCAGCCAACGCGAGCTAGGTCAGTCGGACAGTCCCATCGAGGACGAACTGGAGGGCGCCTTCCAGAGGATGGTGGGGGAGGGCACTCAGCGCCTGCACCGCAGCTGGCGAGAGGTGCTGGTCACCGGCTTCTTCGGCGGCACCGAGGTGGCGGTCGGCGTCCTCGCCTATCTCTCGGTGTTGGCCGCGACGCACAACCAGCTGCTCGCCGGGCTCGCGTTCTCAATCGGCTTCCTGGCGCTGCTGCTCGGCCGCAGCGAACTGTTCACCGAGGGCTTTCTGGTGCCGGTCACCACGGTGGTCGCCAAGCGCGCCAGCATCG
This region includes:
- a CDS encoding acyl-CoA thioesterase; protein product: MTYRSPTLAEIIATLEVERRDDHLFVATQLDNPAHHIIGGHIAGQALMAASRTAPGRVPHSLHVYYVRAGDARYPVELRVDPARDGGTLSTRQVTAVQDGEILLEALVSLTEPVESQDYQAPMPEVTDPDRLAPVQEQLSSHADEYGGHWVHPQPFERRYVDAPPRLALELPEPSPRLRMWWRPADPVPADEILHSCLLTYLSGTTMLEAALVMRRATPIGTFNALIDHALWFHRPVDLSDWVLSDQHSPSGVAGRGLTTSTMYNRTGQLVCIATQELYFGRR
- a CDS encoding fused (3R)-hydroxyacyl-ACP dehydratase subunits HadA/HadB, which gives rise to MTRAAESSALEARVGHYYQMDGTYLVGREKVREYARAVQDYHPAHWDVDAAAALGYSGVVAPLTFTSAPGMSCNRRMFEQVVVGYDTYLQTEEVFEQHRPIVAGDELQVDVELTSVRRIAGRDMITVTNTFTDTAGERVHTLHTTVVGVTAEDLNPEVKTAVQNAMMHDVDFSGVSTLDSTYHKTVRPEGEIRISDGGTTRTPGTPSFDDVAVGDELPVRHTRLSRGDLVNYAGVAGDANPIHWDEDIAKLAGLPDVIAHGMLTMGLGAGFVSAWSNDPGAVTRYAVRLSAPAIVSATEGADIEFSGRIKSLDPATRSGVVVVAAKSAGKKIFGLATTNIRFR
- a CDS encoding alanine/glycine:cation symporter family protein — encoded protein: MTTIDNLLGDVSSFIWGPWLLIPLLLLTGLYLTVLLRGIQVRRFRLAFWLAFVKRKDLGAEGDISHYQALSTALAATVGVGNIAGVATAIALGGPGAVFWMWFTGMVGMATKYSEAFLGVRFRRTDAAGEQSGGPMHYLRRGIKGPLGVFLGGFFAIAGALAAFGIGNMTQANTVAANVEEEWGVSAPITGAVIVVLAAAVILGGIKSIGRVTSLFVPVMIVFYIVGAAAVLAFNISEVPAAVGLIFTDAFTGTSATGGFAGAAVAAAIRYGVARGIFSNESGLGTGGIAAAAAKTTHPVRQALVSMTQTFIDTLVVVSFTALTIVVTGVWKEAGPDEAASFTARAFAEGLPGGWASIIVTLSVIFFAFSTLLGWSYYGERCVEYLFGRKAVVPYRILFIIVIYIGSTTALQTVWTFSDVMNGLMALPNLIGLVILSPLVYRETRAYFRGEHHAEDMRIRSGV
- a CDS encoding class I SAM-dependent methyltransferase, which encodes MTEPHRDWDDAYRQDTLPPWSIGAPQPELAALIEQGRVRSEVLDAGCGHAELSLALAAQGYRVVGLDLSPTAVAAAAAAAAERGLASATLAQADITDFGGYDDRFNTVMDSGCLHTLPVERRQAYVEAVHRAAAPGAALYILAFAERPFGHDAPGPNGFTADELRDTIATRFTVDDVRPATLYGKDIPPPDGGAATTNVKRTTDGLMMMPGLLLSAHKDPNADTVC